Proteins from a single region of Tachysurus vachellii isolate PV-2020 chromosome 15, HZAU_Pvac_v1, whole genome shotgun sequence:
- the dscaml1 gene encoding cell adhesion molecule DSCAML1 isoform X2 translates to MRGNVAVFKCLIPSAVQEYVSVVSWEKDTVAIVPGNRFFLTSFGALYISDVQKEDALSTYRCITKHKYSGETRQSNGARLSVLDPTESTPSVMDSFQSGEVQVGRSVELPCIASGFPNPTIRWLKDGRPLPADSRWTRRLTGLTISDLRMEDSGNYICEVTNSFGSKEVTGYLNVIEPLRVTVSPKNLKTGISSTVILSCAVQGSPHFSVSWFRNTEPVHPDQHFSIQGTNNETLFISAAQKRHSGAYQCFATRKGQTAQDFSIILLEDGTPRIVSSFSERVVAPGEPFSLMCAAKGAPPPTITWTLDDEPIARDSAHRASQYTLSDGSTVSHVNVSNPQIRDGGVYRCAARNSAGSAEYQARINAPQVSGPCATLQPWLGATPSSIAV, encoded by the exons GTAACAGGTTCTTCTTGACATCATTTGGGGCCCTGTACATATCAGACGTGCAGAAGGAGGACGCGCTCTCTACTTACCGCTGCATTACCAAACACAAATACAGTGGAGAGACCCGACAGAGCAACGGTGCTCGTCTCTCTGTGTTgg aTCCTACTGAGTCCACACCCTCTGTGATGGACAGCTTCCAGTCAGGTGAAGTGCAGGTGGGTCGCAGCGTGGAGCTCCCATGCATCGCCTCAGGCTTCCCCAATCCCACCATCCGTTGGCTGAAGGATGGTAGGCCACTTCCGGCTGACTCCCGCTGGACCAGGCGTCTCACAGGTCTTACTATCAGTGACCTACGCATGGAGGATTCGGGCAACTACATCTGTGAGGTCACCAATAGCTTTGGCTCCAAGGAGGTCACAGGATACCTCAATGTGATAG AGCCACTAAGGGTCACTGTCTCCCCTAAAAACTTAAAGACAGGTATCAGCAGTACAGTGATCCTGTCCTGTGCTGTTCAAGGTTCTCCTCATTTCAGTGTGTCCTGGTTCCGGAACACAGAGCCTGTACATCCTGACCAACACTTCTCCATTCAGGGCACCAACAATGAGACTCTGTTTATCAGTGCGGCCCAGAAAAGACACTCAGGCGCGTACCAGTGCTTTGCAACTCGCAAGGGTCAAACTGCCCAGGACTTCTCCATTATATTGCTGGAAG ATGGTACACCAAGGATCGTCTCATCCTTCAGTGAACGTGTGGTGGCACCAGGTGAACCCTTCTCCCTAATGTGTGCAGCCAAAGGTGCCCCTCCACCCACCATCACCTGGACCCTGGATGATGAGCCAATCGCTCGGGACTCGGCGCACCGGGCCAGTCAGTACACGCTCTCGGACGGCTCGACTGTATCGCATGTTAACGTCAGCAACCCACAGATCCGCGATGGGGGCGTGTACCGCTGCGCTGCACGCAACTCGGCCGGTAGCGCCGAGTACCAAGCGCGCATAAAC gccCCCCAAGTATCAGGGCCATGCGCAACATTACAGCCGTGGCTGGGCGCAACACCTTCATCAATTGCCGTGTGA